Proteins from a genomic interval of Ramlibacter algicola:
- a CDS encoding alpha/beta hydrolase has translation MASKEPLQDGEWLDRMYNNRALVPAHEQHFARWRTASARAREHWECVLDIPYGDTPGQKLDVFPAPRSRAQTLVFIHGGYWRSLDKSDHSFVAPVFQDAGACVIVPNYDLCPAVTIPEITLQMVRALAWSWKNAPTYGGDPRNITVIGHSAGGHLASMMLCCDWQRADPDLPGDVVVKGMSISGLHDLEPVANTPFLRDSLRLTPQDALRASPAFLPAPSAATLYAIAGADESPEFLRQNTLIRDAWGPTVVEACEELPGLNHFSVLEALATPGHALHAMAFELLSR, from the coding sequence GTGGCATCCAAGGAACCCCTGCAGGACGGCGAGTGGCTCGACCGCATGTACAACAACCGCGCGCTCGTGCCCGCGCACGAGCAGCACTTCGCGCGCTGGCGCACCGCGTCGGCGAGGGCGCGCGAGCACTGGGAGTGCGTGCTCGACATTCCTTACGGGGACACGCCTGGGCAGAAGCTGGACGTATTTCCCGCGCCGCGCTCGCGGGCGCAGACGCTGGTGTTCATCCACGGCGGCTACTGGCGATCGCTGGACAAGTCGGACCACTCGTTCGTCGCGCCGGTGTTCCAGGACGCCGGGGCGTGCGTGATCGTGCCGAACTACGACCTGTGCCCCGCGGTGACCATCCCCGAGATCACGCTGCAGATGGTGCGTGCGCTCGCCTGGTCGTGGAAGAACGCGCCCACTTACGGCGGCGACCCGCGCAACATCACCGTGATCGGCCACTCGGCCGGCGGGCACTTGGCGTCGATGATGCTGTGCTGCGACTGGCAGCGCGCCGACCCGGACCTGCCCGGCGACGTGGTGGTGAAGGGGATGTCGATCTCGGGCCTGCATGACCTCGAGCCGGTGGCGAACACGCCGTTCCTCCGGGACTCGCTGCGTCTCACGCCGCAGGACGCGCTGCGGGCCAGCCCGGCGTTCCTGCCCGCGCCTTCAGCGGCCACGCTCTACGCCATCGCCGGTGCGGACGAGAGTCCCGAGTTCCTGCGCCAGAACACGCTCATTCGCGACGCGTGGGGGCCGACCGTGGTGGAGGCCTGCGAGGAACTGCCCGGCCTGAACCACTTCAGCGTGCTGGAAGCCCTGGCCACGCCCGGGCACGCGCTGCACGCCATGGCGTTCGAGTTGCTGTCACGCTGA